CATGATGTTGTCGCACGTCGAGGCCACGCGCGCCGAGGCGGGGGCGGTCAGGCGCGGATCGGCGGTCGGGCTCGTGCGCGGGCTCACCATCGAACTCGACGGGGTCGGGGGCGTACCCGGGCTCGTGTCACGGGCAGGTCCGACCCCGGGGACGCACGCCGAGAGGCCGAGCGCGGCCGTCGCGACGAGCGCGATCACGGCGAGGCTCCGGGCGGGGCGGAGGGACGTCGTGAGCACGAGTTCACCCTAGCCGCGCGTGCTCCGGCGGCTCGCGCATCCGTGACGTACCGGCGGTGCCGTGACATCTCGCGCACATCCGTGCAAGCCCGCGCCGCAGGGGGATCCGCGGGGGGAGGATGGATGCATCCGCATCGACCCTCCTGAGGAGACCCATGCACGTCAACGCCTACGCGGCGTCGTCCGCGACCTCGCCCCTCGAGCCCACGACCATCGAGCGTCGTGACGTCGGCCCGAAGGACGTCCTCATCGACATCGCCTACGCCGGCATCTGCCACTCCGACATCCACACCATCCGCGGCGAGTGGGGCGACGTCCCCTACCCCCTGACCGTCGGCCACGAGATCGTCGGCACGGTCGCGGAGGTCGGGTCCGAGGTCACCTCGCACAAGGTCGGCGATCGCGTCGGCGTCGGCTGCATGGTCAACTCGTGCCGCGAGTGCGACAACTGCCTCGCGGGCGAGGAGCAGTACTGCGAGAAGGGCAACATCGGCACGTACGCCGGCAAGGACGTCGATGGTTCCATCACGCAGGGCGGCTACTCCGAGAAGATCGTCGTCGATGAGCACTTCGTGCTGCGCGTCCCCGAGTCGATCCCCTACGAGAAGGCCGCGCCGCTGCTGTGCGCCGGCATCACGACCTACTCGCCGCTGAACCACTGGAACGCCGGTCCCGGCAAGAAGGTCGCCGTCGTCGGTCTCGGCGGTCTCGGGCACATGGCCGTCAAGATCGCCCACGCGATGGGCGCCGAGGTCACCGTGCTCTCGCAGACGCTCAGCAAGAAGGACGACGGCCTGAAGATGGGCGCCGACCACTACTACGCGACGAAGGACGACGAGACGTTCGAGAAGCTCAAGAAGAGCTTCGACCTCATCATCAACACGGTCAGCGCCCCGCTCGAGCTGCGGAAGTACCTCGGGCTGCTCACCCTCAACGGCACGATGGTCAACGTCGGCGCCCCGCCGGAGCCCCTGCCCATCCAGGTCTTCACGCTGTTCACCAACCGCCGTTCGTTCGCCGGTTCGTCGATCGGCGGCATCCGCGAGACCCAGGAGATGCTCGACTTCTGCGCCGAGCACGGCATCGCCCCCGAGACCGAGCTCATCTCGGCCGACCAGATCAACGAGGCCTACGAGCGCGTGCTGAACAGCGACGTGCGCTACCGCTTCGTGATCGACGCGAAGACCTTCGCCCCCGCCTGATCCCGGCTCCGGATGCCTCGGCCCCGACGTTCTGTGGAGCGCCGGGGCCGCGGCGTCTCTCCGCCCCGTCGTTCTCTGGGGCGCCGGGGCCGCGGCATCCCCCGCCTCGTCGCCGATAAACGCTGTTCGTGGTCAGAAACGCGGCCTCGCCGTGTTTTTCGCACGGATCGGCGTTTCTCGGCGTGGTGGGCGAGAGGGCGGCTGGGCGGATGCCGCCGTGGCGTCCCCGCCGCCGTGCCCCGGCCGCCGCCGTTGCCCGGGGCGTCGGGGCCGCGGCATCCCTCCGCCCCGTCGCCGATAAACGCTGTTCGTGGTCAGAAACGCGGCCTCGCCGTGTTTTTCGCACGGATCGGCGTTTATCGGTACCGACCGGCCGCTCGCCCGCCCGCCCGCCCGCCCGCTCGCCTGCTCGGCGCCCGCCCGCTCGCAAGCCCGCCGCGCGCGAAAGCCCGGCCCGCGCGAAAAGCCCGGCGCGCGCGCAAGCCCCGGCGCGCGCGCAAGCCCCGGCGCGCGCGCAAGCCCCGGCGCGCGCGAAACCCCGGCGCGCACGAAAACGGCGCCGCCCCGCAGGACGGCGCCGCTTCGACGGAGGCGTTACGCCTGGCCGAGCGCTGCCGACACGACCGCGCGCGCCTCTTCCTGCACCTCGCGCAGGTGCTCCTCGCCGCGGAGCGACTCGGCGTACAGCTTGTAGACGTCTTCGGTGCCCGAGGGGCGCGCGGCGAACCAGGCCGACTCGGTCTGCACCTTCAGGCCGCCGATCGCGGCGCCGTTCCCCG
This portion of the Microbacterium testaceum StLB037 genome encodes:
- a CDS encoding NAD(P)-dependent alcohol dehydrogenase; translation: MHVNAYAASSATSPLEPTTIERRDVGPKDVLIDIAYAGICHSDIHTIRGEWGDVPYPLTVGHEIVGTVAEVGSEVTSHKVGDRVGVGCMVNSCRECDNCLAGEEQYCEKGNIGTYAGKDVDGSITQGGYSEKIVVDEHFVLRVPESIPYEKAAPLLCAGITTYSPLNHWNAGPGKKVAVVGLGGLGHMAVKIAHAMGAEVTVLSQTLSKKDDGLKMGADHYYATKDDETFEKLKKSFDLIINTVSAPLELRKYLGLLTLNGTMVNVGAPPEPLPIQVFTLFTNRRSFAGSSIGGIRETQEMLDFCAEHGIAPETELISADQINEAYERVLNSDVRYRFVIDAKTFAPA